The window CATGAGAAACGCTCCTTTCTGAAAATCATTCAAGTATATGATACTACACCCCCCGATCTTTTTCAATCCGCGCGCAGCGTGCGCCGCATTATTTTCCGCGAAAGTCTTTACTTTTCGCTTCCTCTTTCGTACAATATAAACAATAAATGATTCATGCAGATAGGGACGGGGGATGTTTTATGCTGAAAAAGGCGATTGCGGTTGTTACCTCGGGCGGAGACAGTCCGGGCATGAATGCGGCGGCGCGTGCGGTGGTGCGCACGGCGATCTATGAGGGCGTGGAGGTCTACGGCATCCATAACGGCTACAGCGGGATGGTGCACGATGATATTGAAAAACTCACGACGCGCAGCGTCAGCGATCTCATCCAACGCGGCGGCACGTTCCTCGGCACGGCGCGCAGCAAGTCGTTCATGACCCCCGAGGGGCGGCAGACGGCGTTCGAGAATCTGCGCAAGCGCGACATCGAGGGACTGGTCATCATCGGCGGCGACGGCTCTCTGACGGGCGGCTCGCTCCTCAGTAAGGAGACGGGGATGCCGATTGTTGGACTGCCGGGGACGATCGACAACGATGTCTGGGGCATGGACTATACCATCGGCTGTGATACGGCGTGCAATACGATTGTGGATGCGATCAACAAGCTGCGCGATACGGCTTCGGCGCACCGCCGCATCATCCTCGTCGAGGTCATGGGGCGGCACTCGGGCTGGCTCGCGATGATGTCCGGCATCGCCGGGGGCGCGGAGTACATTCTCGTACCCGAGGTCGCGTACGATCTTGAGGAGATCAGCTGCGAGCTGAAGGCGATGTATGAGGCGGGCAAGCGCTACAGCATTATTGTGGTTGCCGAGGGGGCAGGCTCTGCGGTGGAGATCGGCAAGATCATCCGCGAAAAGACGGAGATCGATACGCGCGTCTCGGTGCTCGGACACATCCAGCGCGGCGGCTCGCCGACGGTGGAGGATCGCATCAAGGCATCCATGCTCGGTGAGAAGGCGGCGCTTGCGATCATCTCGGGCGTGAGCGACGTGATCTACAGCTTCAACGAGGGGCAGGTTGTGGGCGTGAATCTCTTCGAGGCGGTCAACAATACAAAGACGCTCGACCCGGAGCTTGTTCGGCTCTCGCGTGTCTTGGCGTAAGTGAAAAACGGGGGAATCGCCGCAGCGGTTCTCCTTATTTTTTTTCTTGACAAAAACGCGGCCTCCGTGCTAAACTAAACAGCGTTGCAGAAGTGAATAGCTTTCATTTGAGAGCACTGTGGAGAGTTGTCCGAGTGGTTGAAGGAGCACGCCTGGAAAGCGTGTGTGCGGTGATACCGTACCGAGAGTTCGAATCTCTCACTCTCCGCCATTTTTATTGATTTTTCTCAGGGCGGGCTGCAGTGCCTTGGTCTCACGCAATGGGGCCCTGTGAACCCCGTCAGGTCCGGAAGGAAGCAGCGGTAAGCGGATCGTCTCATGTGCCGTGAGGGTGCCTGGGGACTGTGGCCTGCCGTGGGAGAAATCGCGTGAAATTCAGAGCAGCCCGATGGGGCTGTTTTTTTGTTGGGAGGTTATGCTCATGTCCTATGTTGCACTCTATCGCCGCTGGCGGCCGGAGACGTTCGAGGATCTCGTGGGGCAGGAGCATATCAGCCGTACTCTCTCTCGTGCGGTGACATCGGGGCAGACGAGCCATGCGTATCTGTTTACCGGGCCGCGTGGTACGGGCAAGACGAGTACGGCGAAGATTCTCGCGCGTGCGCTCAACTGTGCCGAGGGGCCGACACTCACGCCGTGCGGCGTCTGTCCTTCCTGCCGTGCGATTAGTGACGGCTCGTCCATGGATGTGTTCGAGATCGACGCGGCATCGAACCGCGGCATCGACGAGATCCGCGACCTGCGCGAGTCGGTGAAGTTCGCCCCGACGGTGGGACGATACAAGATCTACATCATCGACGAGGTGCATATGCTGACGACGGAGGCGTTCAATGCGCTCCTCAAGACACTTGAGGAGCCGCCCGCGCAGGTGCTTTTTATCCTCGCGACGACCGAGCCGCACAAAGTCCCCGCAACGATCCAGTCGCGCTGTCAGCGGTACGATTTCCACCGCATTACGGTGACGGAGATTCAGGAGCGTCTGGTTTATGTGTGCCGGGAATCGGGGATCACGGCGGAGGAGGACGCACTCGGCATCATCGCCGTGCAGGCGGACGGCGGGATGCGCGATGCGCTCTCGATCCTCGACCAGTGTACGGCGCTTGCGGAGGGGCGGCTCACGGCGGAGCGCGTACAGGAGGCACTGGGGCTTGTCGGACGCGCGTGGATCGAAAAGATGGCGCTCGCCGTTGCGGATCGTGCGGCGGCGCAGCTCGTTACGCAGCTCGGCGAGCTGCTGCAGAACGGGCGCGACCTCAAACAGATTCTCGCCGAATTGGCGCAGTATTTCCGCAGCCTGATGATTGCGGGGGTCGGTGGCGCACTTGGTGCAGCGGAACTTGCGGGTGGTCAGACGGAGACGCTGCGCGCGGCGGCGGCACGTTTTACGCAGGATGAAATCATGGGCATTCTCCGAACGCTGAACGAAACGATGCAGGAGATACGCACCTCACCGCAGCCGCGCATTGCCGTCGAGGCGATGCTGATCGGACTGTGCCGACCGTCGGAGGTCGGTACGTCTGCAACGGCTGCCGTACCTGTATCCAACCCTGCGGATACAGCACGCATCGCACGTCTGGAGGAGGCGGTGCGCCGGCTGACGGCACAGATCGCGGCAGGTGGGACGGTGCAGGCTGCCGCAGTGGGGAGTGGAGCGGCAAATGCGGCTGCTGCCGTGTCGAAACCGACGGCGCAGCCCACGCAAAAAAACGCGGCACCAAAGCGGCTCACAAAGAGCGGGAATGCAGCCGCATCTCCCTCGGGCGCACCGCGTCAGCTCGACAGCGCACTCTGGAAAAAGTTCGAGGTGCGGATGAAGGAGCGGAACCGCCTTGCCGCCTCGCTGCTCTCGGGCGCAGACTATGAGGGTGCGACGGAGACACATTTTTTCGTCCGCCCTGCGACGGATATGGCGCGCGACTACATTATGAAGCGTCACCGTGCCGTGTTCGAGGAGGTCATGACGGAACTCGCGGGGCATCCGCTGACCATCGTGTGTACGGGCGGCGAGGAGGATACACCGCCCGCTCCTCCCGCACCGAAACCGCCGGAGTATCCGGCATCCGTTACGGAGCTGCTCAAAATCGCAGGCGAGGGGGCGCGTGTGGAGGAGATCGCCGCATCGGCAGAGCGTCCCGCACCGACACCACAGCCGCCCGCGCCGCCGAAGCCCACCCTGCCTCCTGCGGAGGAGGCGGCGGTATATGAGGTGTACGAGCCGACGGCGGACGAGGAGGCGGAGATGTTTGCGCTTGATGAACTGCCGCCCGATGCGGACACTTGACGTTGCGGACAGTTTTTGTTAGGCTAAGTACGTTTATGAAATCACACGCTCTGTGTGCTTCCCTAGGGTTCGCTTAGGAGCGACACATAGCCTCTGGCTTCTATCTTGCTAAACATAAAAGGAGAGTTACTATGTTCAATGGCGGCGGCAATATGGCCGGTATGATGAAAAAAGTCCAGAAGATGCAGAACGAGATGAAGAAGATGCAGGAGGAACTCAAGCGCAAGACCGTCGAAGTTTCCTCCGGCGGCGGTGCGGTGAAGATCGTCATGGACGGTGAGAAGCAGGTACAGAGCCTCATCATCGCCCCCGCTGCGGTCGATCCCGAGGACATTGAGATGCTGCAGGATCTCATCTCGGCAGCATTTAACGAAGCGACCAAGAAGGTGGACGAGATGATGGCGCAGGAGATGGGCAAACTCACAAGCGGTCTCGGCCTCCCGCCGGGACTTCTCTGATGCACACGATTGCACCGCTCACACAGCTCATGGAGCAGTTTCGTGCGCTGCCCGGCATCGGGGCAAAGACGGCGGCGCGTCTTGCCTACCATGTCCTTGATATGGACATGGAGCGGGCGCGTCGGCTTGCCTCTGCCATCATCGAGGCGAAGGAGAAGATCGGCTTCTGTTCCGTCTGTTTCAACCTCACGGACAGCGATCCGTGTGCCATTTGTACGGCGGAAAACCGTGACCGCAGCACCATCTGCGTCGTCGAGCAGCCGCCCGATGTCGCGGCGATGGAGCGCATGAACGACTATACAGGTCTGTATCACGTCCTGCATGGCGCACTCTCGCCCATCGAGGGGGTGGGACCGAACGATATTCGCATCCGTGAACTTGTTACGCGCGTAGGCACGTCCGACGTACAGGAGGTCATTGTCGCGACCAACCCGAACGTCGAGGGCGAAGCGACGGCGATGTATATCGCCAAGCTGCTCAAACCGATGGGGGTGCGCGTCACACGCATTGCGCACGGGCTGCCCGTCGGCGGCGATCTGGAGTATGCCGATGAGGTGACCCTTTCGCGTGCCATGGAAAACAGGAGGGAAATCTAGCTTGGACATCATTGCAGGCATTGCCATTGGCATCATTGTATTTGCGATCCTCGGGAAACTCATCGCGCTGCCGTTTCGCATCCTGTGGAAACTCATCACGAACAGCATCGTCGGCGCCGTCATTCTGTGGGTCATCAACCTCTTTGGCGTCGGTATCGAGATCACCTTTCTCAAGGCGCTCATCGTCGGCATTCTCGGCATCCCCGGCGTTATTCTCGTACTGATCGCACATATGATGTGAGCTCCCGCAAAAAAAGTTGAGAAAAATTGAAAAAGGGGGTTGACGAAGGTCAATCACCTGTGTTATATTATGACAGTCGCGCCGATGCGGCAAACGAAAAGCGGCGAAAGCCGATGAAACCAACAGCGGCGCAGGATGTACCCTGAAAACTACACAATGCAAAACATGTTAGAATTGAACTAACAAGCCAGATGCAACATCGTTGTGAAGGTGGAAACACCTTCGGTCAACGAAACAACAATTCTTTTACAAGAATGAAGTATTGAGCCAACAGGCTCTCACATAGACTACGGTCTTTCGCGGAGAGTTTGATCCTGGCTCAGGACGAACGCTGGCGGCGTGCTTAACACATGCAAGTCGAACGGAGCGAATGAAAGCTTGCTTTTATGAGCTTAGTGGCAAACGGGTGAGTAACACGTAGACAACCTGCCGACAGGATGGGGACAACATTCCGAAAGGAATGCTAATACCGAATGAAGCGGAGGAGAGGCATCTCTCTTCCGTGAAAGATGGCCTCTATTTATAAGCTATCACCTGTCGATGGGTCTGCGTCTGATTAGCTGGTTGGTGAGGTAACGGCTCACCAAGGCGACGATCAGTAGCCGGTCTGAGAGGATGAACGGCCACATTGGGACTGAGACACGGCCCAGACTCCTACGGGAGGCAGCAGTGGGGAATCTTCCGCAATGGGCGCAAGCCTGACGGAGCAACGCCGCGTGAGTGAAGAAGGTCTTCGGATCGTAAAGCTCTGTTGACGGGGACGAACGTGCGAGAGGTGAATAAACTCTTGCAATGACGGTACCTGTCGAGGAAGCCACGGCTAACTACGTGCCAGCAGCCGCGGTAATACGTAGGTGGCGAGCGTTGTCCGGAATCATTGGGCGTAAAGGGAGCGCAGGCGGGCATGTAAGTCTTTCTTAAAAGTTCGGGGCTCAACCCCGTGATGGGAAAGAAACTATATGTCTTGAGTACAGGAGAGGAAAGCGGAATTCCCAGTGTAGCGGTGAAATGCGTAGATATTGGGAGGAACACCAGTGGCGAAGGCGGCTTTCTGGACTGCAACTGACGCTGAGGCTCGAAAGCCAGGGAGCGAACGGGATTAGATACCCCGGTAGTCCTGGCCGTAAACGATGGATACTAGGTGTGGGAGGTATCGACCCCTACCGTGCCGGAGTTAACGCAATAAGTATCCCGCCTGGGGAGTACGGTCGCAAGACTGAAACTCAAAGGAATTGACGGGGACCCGCACAAGCGGTGGAGTATGTGGTTTAATTCGAAGCAACGCGAAGAACCTTACCAGGCCTTGACATTGACTGAAAGTGCTAGAGATAGCACCCTCTCTTCGGAGACAGAAAAACAGGTGGTGCATGGCTGTCGTCAGCTCGTGTCGTGAGATGTTGGGTTAAGTCCCGCAACGAGCGCAACCCCTGTTCTTTGTTGCCATCACGTTATGGTGGGCACTCAAAGGAGACTGCCGCGGAGAACGCGGAGGAAGGCGGGGATGACGTCAAGTCATCATGCCCCTTATGGTCTGGGCTACACACGTACTACAATGGAACGGACAGAGAGCAGCGAACCCGCGAGGGCAAGCGAACCTCAAAAACCGTTTCCCAGTTCGGATTGCAGGCTGCAACCCGCCTGCATGAAGTCGGAATCGCTAGTAATCGCAGGTCAGCATACTGCGGTGAATACGTTCCCGGGTCTTGTACACACCGC of the Selenomonas dianae genome contains:
- the recR gene encoding recombination mediator RecR, with the protein product MHTIAPLTQLMEQFRALPGIGAKTAARLAYHVLDMDMERARRLASAIIEAKEKIGFCSVCFNLTDSDPCAICTAENRDRSTICVVEQPPDVAAMERMNDYTGLYHVLHGALSPIEGVGPNDIRIRELVTRVGTSDVQEVIVATNPNVEGEATAMYIAKLLKPMGVRVTRIAHGLPVGGDLEYADEVTLSRAMENRREI
- a CDS encoding YbaB/EbfC family nucleoid-associated protein; translated protein: MFNGGGNMAGMMKKVQKMQNEMKKMQEELKRKTVEVSSGGGAVKIVMDGEKQVQSLIIAPAAVDPEDIEMLQDLISAAFNEATKKVDEMMAQEMGKLTSGLGLPPGLL
- the dnaX gene encoding DNA polymerase III subunit gamma/tau, producing the protein MSYVALYRRWRPETFEDLVGQEHISRTLSRAVTSGQTSHAYLFTGPRGTGKTSTAKILARALNCAEGPTLTPCGVCPSCRAISDGSSMDVFEIDAASNRGIDEIRDLRESVKFAPTVGRYKIYIIDEVHMLTTEAFNALLKTLEEPPAQVLFILATTEPHKVPATIQSRCQRYDFHRITVTEIQERLVYVCRESGITAEEDALGIIAVQADGGMRDALSILDQCTALAEGRLTAERVQEALGLVGRAWIEKMALAVADRAAAQLVTQLGELLQNGRDLKQILAELAQYFRSLMIAGVGGALGAAELAGGQTETLRAAAARFTQDEIMGILRTLNETMQEIRTSPQPRIAVEAMLIGLCRPSEVGTSATAAVPVSNPADTARIARLEEAVRRLTAQIAAGGTVQAAAVGSGAANAAAAVSKPTAQPTQKNAAPKRLTKSGNAAASPSGAPRQLDSALWKKFEVRMKERNRLAASLLSGADYEGATETHFFVRPATDMARDYIMKRHRAVFEEVMTELAGHPLTIVCTGGEEDTPPAPPAPKPPEYPASVTELLKIAGEGARVEEIAASAERPAPTPQPPAPPKPTLPPAEEAAVYEVYEPTADEEAEMFALDELPPDADT
- a CDS encoding pro-sigmaK processing inhibitor BofA family protein, whose translation is MDIIAGIAIGIIVFAILGKLIALPFRILWKLITNSIVGAVILWVINLFGVGIEITFLKALIVGILGIPGVILVLIAHMM
- the pfkA gene encoding 6-phosphofructokinase — encoded protein: MLKKAIAVVTSGGDSPGMNAAARAVVRTAIYEGVEVYGIHNGYSGMVHDDIEKLTTRSVSDLIQRGGTFLGTARSKSFMTPEGRQTAFENLRKRDIEGLVIIGGDGSLTGGSLLSKETGMPIVGLPGTIDNDVWGMDYTIGCDTACNTIVDAINKLRDTASAHRRIILVEVMGRHSGWLAMMSGIAGGAEYILVPEVAYDLEEISCELKAMYEAGKRYSIIVVAEGAGSAVEIGKIIREKTEIDTRVSVLGHIQRGGSPTVEDRIKASMLGEKAALAIISGVSDVIYSFNEGQVVGVNLFEAVNNTKTLDPELVRLSRVLA